CTACACGCCGGGGGCTGTCGTCGTGGGCATCGTCGGCGTCGTCTTGCCTTATATGGTTTTGACGCTTTCGGCCGTGATCGAGGGTATTCCTCGTCAAATCGAGGAGGCCGCGGTCAATCTTGGCGCGAAGCCAATGACCGTTTTCCGCCGCGTCGTGCTTCCGCTCGCAACGCCCGGAGTAGTGGCGGGCAGCGTTCTGGTGTTCATTCTTTGCATGAATGCGTATGCGACGCCGGTTCTGCTGGGCGGTCCGCAGTTCCGGATGATGGCGCCGGCGGTTTATGACCAGTTCAGCCGCGTCAGCAACTGGCCCTTTGAGCGGCGCTGGCCTTCATCCTGCTCGTTGTCACGCTTGTGATGACGCTAATCGGGAGTGCCGCGCTGGGTCGCAAATACCGCCACGCCTAGCAAGGCTTTCTCTTTCGCACGCGAAAGAGAAATGGGTTCCGGTCACGAAGGAAACGGTTTCGCTATAAAAGTCTATTATATCTGATTGACAATTTAGGTCGAGGTCCTCTCCAAACGGCGTTGTTATGCAATTGCACGCTTTCCAAGGACGCCTCATCTCTCGACGGAGATGATGTTGGATGAACTTCCAAACCGTCGGCCCACACTTTCCAGCAGCACTTCGACCGGCGCGGTCGAAGTGCTGCTGGAAGAGGTTTTTTGAGAAGTTGGATGTTCGCTTCAAGCCGATAGGATCCCGGATGACAAGGACGTCACCATTGTGACACGCTCTACATAGCGGATTTAGACGACCATTAGCGCTTTTTGCGACAGATTAATGAAAGGAAAGCCGAAATGCCTACCGTAAGAGTTGAGCTGTCTCCTGGCCGAACGCGAGAGCAAAAGGACGCGTTTGTAGAAAAGGTGACGGCGCTGACCTCGGAAGTTCTGAAGTGTCCCGTCGAGTCGGTTGATGTCATGTTCATCGAGATCGATGGCTCAAACTGGGCGCGGGCCGGGAAGTATTTTTCGCCTCCGGCCACGGAGAAGCCGAAATCGTAGCACTGGCAAGCACCGCAAGATAGTTCACGCTGCCGAGTCGGAATGTGACCTCCCCGGCACTTTGCCGTGAACAGCTCCATAACCCGGACACGGCATCGTTCAATGAGTACTCTCGGCCTCAGGGACCATGAGTGCTCGATGCACGATCCTGTTCGGGCCGACTGCCTGGTGCGTGGTGCCCTGCTGACAAGTTCAAGACGACCCTGTCTCTGCAGGTGGTTGAGCGCGCGACGAAGCCTGTATGCGAACGACTCCGTAGGATGCGAATAAAGGGGGCCGCGAGGGGCGCGCGAAAATTGCCGCAGAGGGTAGCCCTTAGCCTCTAAAGAGGCCCGCGACGTGGGCGATATCAGTACCCTTCGTGGCAACGTCATATGCCCTGAGCCGGGACAGCCGATCCGGGTTCGATCACCTCCCGACCAATTTGCCTGAATGTGCCACCAATTTTCCGGCGTGCGGAAAGTTCGCGGGATCCCGCCTGGAGGTGACCGTAACGAAACAGGCACCGCGGCGCATGTCTGCAGCGTCCCAAATGCACCGGCGGGTTATCCGATTCGTAGTCGCGCTGGAGCCGAAACCCGCTGCCGGCGCTGTCCCAGGCAAAGGACGGCTCAAGGGAGGGGCACGACTTTCCTCAGTCCCTCGCTTGGCGGTTCATAGGTCGATATTTCGAAGGAAGACCCGCTAAGCCTTCAACACCTTGTCCCACCAATCCTTGAG
This sequence is a window from Bosea vestrisii. Protein-coding genes within it:
- a CDS encoding 4-oxalocrotonate tautomerase, which produces MPTVRVELSPGRTREQKDAFVEKVTALTSEVLKCPVESVDVMFIEIDGSNWARAGKYFSPPATEKPKS